A genomic region of Micromonospora sp. NBC_01796 contains the following coding sequences:
- a CDS encoding glycosyltransferase, with protein sequence MALVLMVVHGTDGDVLPFVAVGRQLLARGHDVTILTHAYYRNAVRAAGALFVAVDTLAQYEAHLADAAVQQHSQDINDFREHFDRTGLADQLRFECAELIRRHRPGDTVLVGAPLTAHSVLVAGEVTGAPVVCLAQSPFQLMKVPGVAWLYEQVLADRIDAARAVHGLVPVRDWTAWMWSADAYIGLWPDWFDRAGDPAPPGTLLTGFVLGDDDQPVRLPPQAEELLRADVPPLLVTGGTGRLLQPDFYRCATAALARLRRPALLVVRHRDLVPEVLPPGTHWFPHLPFRALVSRVAAVVHHGGIGTVARALAARTPQVLLADGMDRPDNAARLAASGLGRALAHGRWTPSAVVEEVRAVLERPPAPPPPAGDGAVRAAEAVETVLTGSFTR encoded by the coding sequence GTGGCACTGGTGCTGATGGTGGTGCACGGCACCGACGGTGACGTGCTGCCCTTCGTCGCCGTCGGGCGGCAACTCCTCGCCCGCGGTCACGACGTGACGATCCTGACCCACGCGTACTACCGGAACGCGGTACGGGCGGCCGGAGCGCTGTTCGTCGCCGTGGACACCCTCGCGCAGTACGAGGCGCACCTCGCCGACGCCGCCGTACAGCAGCACTCGCAGGACATCAACGACTTCCGCGAGCACTTCGACCGTACCGGCCTGGCCGATCAGCTCCGGTTCGAGTGCGCGGAGCTGATCCGGCGGCACCGGCCGGGCGACACGGTGCTCGTCGGTGCGCCCCTGACCGCGCACTCGGTGCTCGTCGCCGGGGAGGTGACCGGTGCTCCGGTCGTCTGCCTGGCCCAGTCGCCGTTCCAGCTGATGAAGGTTCCCGGCGTCGCCTGGCTGTACGAACAGGTGCTCGCCGACCGGATCGACGCGGCGCGTGCCGTACACGGCCTGGTGCCGGTGCGGGACTGGACGGCCTGGATGTGGTCGGCCGACGCCTACATCGGACTGTGGCCGGACTGGTTCGACCGGGCGGGGGATCCCGCACCGCCGGGGACACTCCTGACCGGGTTCGTCCTCGGCGACGACGACCAGCCGGTACGGCTGCCGCCGCAGGCGGAGGAGCTGCTGCGGGCCGATGTCCCACCGCTGCTGGTGACCGGCGGCACCGGCCGGCTGTTGCAGCCGGACTTCTACCGGTGCGCGACGGCGGCGCTGGCCCGGTTGCGCCGCCCGGCGCTGCTCGTGGTGCGCCACCGGGACCTGGTGCCCGAGGTGCTCCCGCCCGGTACGCACTGGTTCCCCCACCTGCCGTTCCGGGCGCTGGTGTCGCGGGTCGCCGCGGTGGTCCACCATGGCGGGATCGGTACGGTCGCGCGGGCGCTGGCCGCCCGTACCCCCCAGGTGTTGCTGGCCGACGGGATGGACCGACCGGACAACGCCGCCCGGCTCGCGGCGTCGGGTCTCGGACGGGCGCTGGCGCACGGACGGTGGACGCCCTCGGCGGTGGTGGAGGAGGTCCGGGCGGTCCTGGAGCGCCCGCCGGCACCGCCACCACCGGCGGGTGACGGCGCGGTCCGCGCCGCCGAGGCGGTCGAGACGGTGTTGACCGGCTCGTTCACCAGGTGA
- a CDS encoding methyltransferase, which yields MAITVCLQYDDVEHATGWLHRVFGATQLGWHETDGRVSETELELDGTPLLLRRTSAGDAVAPPVQVPLLVTVEALDPAYRRVLAEGSAVTGAPETDRDGRRAFTTTDPQGYRWTVTEAVVTDVDADRQLGALTDLCTPYAVRVLATLRVPDHLDAGLTALEPLASACGADPDALGRLLRYLAHRGVVSEPEPDVFALTDVGRLLCDRGAAGQRDWLDLDGLGARMDLAYRGLLHSVRTGTAGYEQVHGRTFWADLDAEPALRAYFDALMMSQQHVTAPQVAELYDWSGAAHVVDVGGGSGALLAELLHRHPHLRGTFVDRPIAAEAAARRFAAEGLADRVTIVAGDFFSPLPGGADVYVVSRALTDWNDRDASTILRRCADAAGDDGRVLVVEVLPTEPYVPYRSPFDLQMLAVVGGRERGLPDFRDIASAVDLDLTTVLHGRAGLTLMEYVAARSTEPATVGDGTRVS from the coding sequence GTGGCCATCACTGTGTGCCTGCAGTACGACGACGTCGAGCATGCCACCGGCTGGCTGCATCGGGTGTTCGGGGCGACCCAGCTGGGTTGGCACGAGACCGACGGGCGGGTGAGCGAGACCGAGCTCGAACTCGACGGCACCCCGCTGCTGCTGCGCCGCACCAGCGCCGGGGACGCCGTCGCACCGCCGGTGCAGGTGCCGCTGCTCGTCACGGTGGAGGCGCTCGACCCGGCGTACCGGCGGGTGCTTGCGGAGGGCTCGGCCGTGACCGGGGCACCGGAGACCGACCGCGACGGACGCCGCGCCTTCACCACCACCGACCCGCAGGGGTACCGGTGGACGGTGACCGAGGCGGTGGTGACGGATGTCGACGCGGACCGCCAGCTCGGCGCGCTGACCGACCTGTGTACGCCGTACGCGGTGCGGGTCCTCGCGACCCTGCGCGTGCCCGACCACCTCGACGCCGGCCTCACCGCCCTCGAACCGCTCGCCTCGGCGTGCGGCGCGGACCCCGACGCCCTGGGCCGGCTGCTGCGGTACCTGGCCCACCGGGGCGTGGTGTCCGAGCCGGAGCCGGACGTGTTCGCGCTGACCGACGTCGGGCGACTGCTCTGCGACCGGGGCGCCGCCGGCCAGCGGGACTGGCTCGACCTCGACGGTCTCGGCGCCCGGATGGACCTCGCCTACCGTGGGCTGCTGCACTCGGTGCGCACCGGGACCGCCGGCTACGAACAGGTCCACGGCCGCACCTTCTGGGCCGACCTGGACGCCGAGCCCGCCCTCCGGGCCTACTTCGACGCGCTCATGATGAGCCAGCAGCACGTGACCGCACCCCAGGTCGCGGAGCTCTACGACTGGTCCGGCGCGGCACACGTGGTGGACGTCGGTGGTGGCAGCGGCGCGCTCCTGGCCGAGCTGCTGCACCGGCACCCGCACCTGCGCGGCACGTTCGTCGACCGGCCGATCGCCGCCGAGGCCGCCGCCCGACGCTTCGCCGCCGAGGGCCTGGCCGACCGGGTGACCATCGTCGCCGGGGACTTCTTCAGCCCGCTGCCCGGCGGCGCCGACGTCTACGTCGTCTCCCGCGCCCTCACCGACTGGAACGACCGGGACGCCAGCACGATCCTGCGCCGGTGCGCCGACGCGGCCGGCGACGACGGCCGGGTGCTGGTGGTCGAGGTGCTGCCGACCGAGCCGTACGTCCCGTACCGGTCCCCGTTCGACCTGCAGATGCTCGCCGTCGTCGGTGGACGCGAACGCGGGCTTCCGGACTTCCGCGACATCGCCTCGGCCGTCGACCTCGACCTGACCACCGTGCTGCACGGCCGCGCGGGGCTGACCCTGATGGAGTACGTCGCCGCCCGCAGCACCGAGCCGGCCACCGTAGGGGACGGTACGCGAGTCTCCTGA
- a CDS encoding amino acid adenylation domain-containing protein, with amino-acid sequence MTDPYQPLSTAQSGVWFAQQLDPDNPAFNIGGYLEIHGPVDVAALAEAAHRALAETEAARLRFDEDGGEPVQRIAAEPPRPLTVLDLGDEPDPAEAAQRWMRADLARPVGLFTDDLVGSALLTVSPRLHLFYLRFHHVVLDAYAFALIAGRLAELYEAWTDGLSVPPATIGSLPRVRQDDNAYRDSARFADDRTFWLERFADRPEVLSLSSRSSRPARAAHHVLRRRIDLPTADVERLRSAVARSAWADTIVATAAVYVHRMTGATDVVLGFPVTGRWGRLAKATPGMMMTVLPLRLEVRPAMSFADVLAAASREVRQVLRHQRYRLEDLRADLGLRGEGHRPFGPSVNVMPFGYQAPVAGHVTVAHVLESGPIEDISFDVYGDAHGDERRGRVRIDVAANPTLYTEDDVTAHHHRFVRLLLELAERPGTTVGAVDLLDERERRTVLRQWQGAVREVGDSTLVTLLERQAAATPDTVALVGATTAGDDTLTYRQLHTRANRLAHELIGRGVGPGDLVVVALPRGTAQVVALLAVLKAGGAYLPLDGSYPPDRVAFVLRDAEPAALLADRESLTGLPDAGPRPLVLDDPATAGAVDRRPADNPTDADRRRPLRTDDPVYVLYTSGSTGRPKGVLVEHRALVNHLLWTRDHFGFGPADRVLVKTPATFDVSVWEYFSPLLAGATSVLARPDGHRDPRYLAEVVRAERITVTGFVPSMLREFLDEPSTGACDSLRLTLCIGEVLPADLADRYNAVLGPGLHNLYGPVEATVAVTDHNCAEPYDPVYGVPIGRPLRNTRCYVLDPDGRPVPVGVQGELYLAGVQVARGYLHRPALTAERFLPDPFGPPASRMYRTGDRVRHLADGTLAFVGRTDTQLKVRGHRIEPGEIEACLATHPQVSQAAVVAYTSGAEPRLAGYVVPTPSGTAPDPEALRTHLAARLPGPMVPATIQVLAELPLTSNGKLDRAALPAPDPTPTMTGRTPRTDREVVLCGLFAEALDLPLVGVDDNFFDLGGHSLSAARLAKRLRTVVGVDLDLRTVFEHPTVAGLAAYLDTTTTAPAAADRAGGRPTALDVVLPLRTGGDGVPLFCLPPVTGLSWCYSVLLRHIDPGHPVYGLQSPDLAVDATVAADRQPTLQEMAAGFADEIAAVHPDGPCHLLGWSLGGLLAWATAVELRRRGRAVPLLALLDAYPSDPVLHSVEHRRVLLNVVLSDFGYDPAILDGQSLAEPDVVDVIRRHPGALADWSHDRIAGLLRVALHNMRAARAYRPEDFDGDLLFFTAMQSRPINLQTVDEWRPRVRGRITELQLDCRHEHMMRPDAVALIGPLLADHRRALPVPAHR; translated from the coding sequence GTGACCGATCCCTATCAACCGCTGTCGACCGCACAGTCCGGCGTCTGGTTCGCCCAGCAACTCGACCCGGACAACCCGGCCTTCAACATCGGCGGCTACCTGGAGATCCACGGGCCGGTCGACGTCGCCGCCCTGGCCGAGGCGGCCCACCGGGCCCTGGCCGAGACCGAGGCGGCCAGGCTCCGGTTCGACGAGGACGGTGGCGAGCCGGTGCAGCGCATCGCGGCCGAGCCGCCACGGCCGCTCACCGTGCTGGACCTCGGCGACGAACCGGATCCGGCCGAAGCGGCGCAGCGATGGATGCGGGCCGACCTCGCCCGGCCGGTGGGCCTGTTCACCGACGACCTGGTGGGTAGCGCCCTGCTGACCGTCTCACCCCGACTGCACCTGTTCTACCTGCGCTTCCATCACGTCGTGCTGGACGCCTACGCGTTCGCGCTGATCGCCGGGCGCCTGGCGGAGCTGTACGAGGCGTGGACCGACGGACTGTCGGTGCCACCGGCGACGATCGGATCGCTGCCCAGGGTCCGCCAGGACGACAACGCCTACCGCGACTCGGCCCGGTTCGCCGACGACCGCACGTTCTGGCTGGAGCGCTTCGCGGACCGGCCGGAGGTGCTCAGCCTCTCCAGCCGGTCCAGCCGCCCGGCCCGCGCCGCGCACCACGTGCTGCGCCGTCGGATCGACCTGCCCACCGCCGATGTCGAACGGCTGCGCTCCGCCGTCGCCAGAAGCGCCTGGGCCGACACGATCGTGGCGACCGCCGCCGTGTACGTACACCGGATGACCGGCGCCACCGACGTCGTGCTCGGCTTCCCGGTCACCGGCCGGTGGGGACGGCTGGCCAAGGCGACACCCGGAATGATGATGACGGTCCTGCCGCTGCGCCTGGAGGTACGGCCGGCGATGTCCTTCGCCGACGTCCTGGCGGCGGCCTCGCGTGAGGTACGCCAGGTGCTGCGCCACCAGCGCTACCGCCTCGAGGACCTGCGGGCCGACCTCGGCCTGCGCGGCGAGGGCCACCGACCGTTCGGCCCGTCGGTCAACGTGATGCCGTTCGGTTACCAGGCACCGGTCGCCGGGCACGTGACGGTGGCGCACGTGCTGGAGTCCGGGCCGATCGAGGACATCTCCTTCGACGTCTACGGCGACGCGCACGGTGACGAACGCCGGGGGCGGGTCCGGATCGACGTGGCCGCCAACCCCACCCTGTACACCGAGGACGACGTCACCGCCCACCACCACCGTTTCGTCCGGCTCCTGCTTGAACTGGCCGAGCGGCCCGGCACCACGGTCGGTGCCGTCGACCTGCTCGACGAGCGGGAACGGCGTACGGTGCTGCGGCAGTGGCAGGGCGCCGTCCGGGAGGTGGGCGACAGCACGCTCGTCACGCTGCTGGAACGGCAGGCCGCCGCCACCCCGGACACGGTGGCACTCGTCGGAGCCACGACCGCCGGGGACGACACGCTCACCTACCGGCAACTGCACACCCGGGCGAACCGGCTCGCCCACGAGCTGATCGGCCGGGGCGTCGGGCCCGGCGACCTCGTCGTGGTGGCGCTCCCGCGCGGTACGGCACAGGTGGTGGCGTTGCTGGCCGTACTCAAGGCGGGCGGGGCGTACCTGCCGCTGGACGGCTCGTACCCGCCCGACCGGGTCGCCTTCGTGCTGCGGGACGCCGAGCCCGCCGCGCTGCTCGCCGACCGGGAGTCCCTGACCGGCCTGCCGGACGCGGGGCCCCGCCCGCTGGTGCTGGACGACCCGGCCACCGCCGGGGCCGTGGACCGCCGGCCCGCCGACAACCCGACCGACGCCGACCGACGCCGACCGTTGCGCACCGACGACCCGGTGTACGTGCTGTACACCTCGGGCTCCACCGGCCGCCCCAAGGGTGTGCTGGTGGAACACCGGGCGCTGGTCAACCACCTGCTCTGGACCCGGGACCACTTCGGATTCGGCCCCGCCGACCGGGTGCTGGTGAAAACACCGGCGACGTTCGACGTGTCGGTGTGGGAGTACTTCTCCCCACTGCTGGCCGGGGCGACCTCGGTGCTCGCCCGCCCCGACGGGCACCGGGACCCCCGGTACCTGGCCGAGGTCGTACGGGCCGAGCGGATCACCGTCACCGGGTTCGTACCGTCGATGCTGCGCGAGTTCCTCGACGAGCCGAGCACCGGCGCCTGCGACTCGCTGCGCCTGACCCTGTGCATCGGCGAGGTCCTTCCCGCCGACCTCGCCGACCGGTACAACGCCGTACTCGGGCCGGGGCTGCACAACCTGTACGGGCCGGTCGAGGCGACCGTCGCCGTCACCGACCACAACTGCGCCGAGCCGTACGACCCGGTGTACGGGGTGCCGATCGGCCGCCCGCTGCGCAACACCCGCTGCTACGTGCTCGACCCGGACGGACGCCCGGTGCCGGTCGGGGTGCAGGGCGAGCTGTACCTGGCCGGTGTGCAGGTGGCCCGCGGTTACCTGCACCGGCCCGCGCTGACCGCCGAGCGGTTCCTGCCCGACCCGTTCGGCCCACCGGCCAGCCGGATGTACCGCACCGGCGACCGGGTACGGCACCTGGCCGACGGCACGCTCGCCTTCGTCGGACGGACCGACACCCAGTTGAAGGTACGCGGTCACCGGATCGAGCCCGGCGAGATCGAGGCGTGCCTGGCGACGCACCCACAGGTGTCGCAGGCCGCGGTCGTCGCGTACACCTCGGGCGCGGAACCCCGGCTGGCCGGGTACGTGGTCCCCACCCCGTCGGGTACGGCACCGGACCCCGAGGCGCTGCGGACCCACCTGGCCGCCCGGCTTCCCGGACCGATGGTCCCGGCCACGATCCAGGTCCTGGCCGAGCTGCCGTTGACCTCCAACGGGAAGCTGGACCGGGCCGCGCTGCCGGCACCGGACCCGACCCCGACGATGACCGGGCGGACCCCGCGCACCGATCGGGAGGTGGTCCTCTGCGGGCTGTTCGCCGAGGCGCTCGACCTTCCGCTGGTGGGGGTCGACGACAACTTCTTCGACCTCGGTGGACACTCCCTGAGCGCGGCCCGGCTCGCGAAGCGGCTGCGTACGGTGGTCGGGGTGGACCTCGACCTGAGGACGGTCTTCGAGCACCCCACCGTCGCCGGGCTGGCCGCGTACCTCGACACCACGACGACCGCACCGGCGGCGGCCGACCGGGCGGGCGGCAGACCGACCGCGCTCGACGTCGTGCTGCCTTTGCGTACCGGGGGTGACGGTGTGCCGCTGTTCTGCCTGCCCCCGGTCACCGGCCTGAGCTGGTGCTACTCGGTGCTCCTGCGGCACATCGACCCCGGCCACCCGGTCTACGGGCTCCAGTCGCCCGACCTGGCGGTCGACGCCACCGTGGCCGCCGACCGGCAGCCGACCCTGCAGGAGATGGCCGCGGGTTTCGCCGACGAGATCGCCGCCGTGCACCCGGACGGGCCGTGCCACCTGCTCGGCTGGTCACTGGGCGGGCTGCTCGCCTGGGCGACCGCCGTCGAACTGCGCCGCCGGGGACGCGCCGTGCCGCTGCTGGCGCTGCTGGACGCCTACCCGAGCGATCCGGTGCTGCACAGCGTCGAGCACCGGCGGGTGCTGCTCAACGTGGTGCTCTCCGACTTCGGCTACGACCCGGCGATCCTCGACGGGCAGTCCCTGGCCGAACCCGACGTGGTCGACGTGATCCGGCGGCACCCCGGCGCACTGGCCGACTGGAGCCACGACCGCATCGCCGGGCTGCTCCGGGTGGCGCTGCACAACATGCGGGCGGCCAGGGCGTACCGGCCCGAGGACTTCGACGGTGACCTGCTGTTCTTCACCGCGATGCAGAGCCGGCCGATCAACCTGCAGACGGTCGACGAGTGGCGCCCCCGGGTACGGGGCCGGATCACCGAACTCCAGTTGGACTGCCGGCACGAACACATGATGCGCCCCGACGCGGTGGCGCTGATCGGGCCGCTGCTCGCCGACCACCGCCGCGCACTGCCGGTTCCCGCACACCGCTGA
- a CDS encoding MFS transporter, protein MTIADQGVGRTRDGMRHFRFLVVGNAVSAYGSYLDMVALNLFAYSLTGSALQTGLLMALRLATSFLTGFGAGSLVSRLDRKQIMVTSDVTQALALVVLVLAPAATQAGLLYLVAVVTGAGATLTNVALRSSIPEIVGQDQRVRANALLATGRSIAMVAGFASAGVLISTLGYSGAFLIDAGAFLFSAANLARLPITTRGTGTRSGPGPAEKPPGVLAAQLAALRYLRLTPILLALISLRAIDAFGSASHNVGLPVLSTALDPEHPAAFVSQFWATWAIGNILAQRLVARWSSRTGRTINERAFALGAALMSAAFILTFTAPPMPLLIAVAAIAGVADGFTEIAYTTRLQSAPDEQRGYVFGFSAMAENLGFGVGMVACAFLLERLTPLGVVGTFHGLAVLLALVMVAALSIRRRPTT, encoded by the coding sequence GTGACGATCGCTGATCAGGGCGTCGGTCGTACCCGGGACGGGATGCGGCACTTCCGGTTCCTGGTGGTGGGCAACGCCGTCTCCGCGTACGGCAGCTACCTGGACATGGTGGCGCTCAACCTGTTCGCGTACTCGCTGACCGGCAGCGCGTTGCAGACCGGGCTGCTCATGGCGCTGCGCCTCGCCACGAGCTTCCTCACCGGGTTCGGCGCGGGCAGCCTCGTCTCCCGGCTCGACCGCAAGCAGATCATGGTGACGTCCGACGTCACCCAGGCACTCGCGCTCGTCGTCCTGGTGCTCGCGCCGGCCGCCACCCAGGCCGGGCTGCTCTACCTCGTCGCCGTGGTCACCGGTGCCGGCGCCACCCTCACCAACGTCGCGCTGCGCAGCAGCATCCCCGAGATCGTCGGCCAGGACCAGCGGGTACGCGCGAACGCGCTGCTCGCCACCGGCCGTTCCATCGCGATGGTGGCGGGATTCGCCTCGGCCGGCGTACTCATCTCCACGCTCGGGTACTCGGGCGCGTTCCTCATCGACGCCGGGGCTTTCCTCTTCTCGGCCGCGAACCTGGCCCGACTGCCGATCACCACCCGGGGCACCGGGACCCGATCCGGGCCGGGTCCGGCGGAGAAACCACCGGGGGTGCTCGCCGCACAGCTCGCCGCCCTGCGCTACCTGCGGCTCACCCCGATCCTGCTCGCCCTGATCAGCCTGCGGGCCATCGACGCGTTCGGGTCGGCGTCGCACAACGTCGGCCTTCCCGTGCTCTCCACCGCACTCGACCCGGAACATCCGGCCGCGTTCGTGTCGCAGTTCTGGGCCACCTGGGCGATCGGCAACATCCTCGCCCAGCGACTCGTCGCCCGCTGGTCGAGCCGTACCGGGCGGACCATCAACGAGCGTGCCTTCGCGCTCGGCGCCGCGCTCATGTCGGCCGCGTTCATCCTCACCTTCACCGCACCGCCGATGCCGCTGCTGATCGCGGTCGCCGCCATCGCCGGGGTCGCGGACGGCTTCACCGAGATCGCGTACACCACCCGGTTGCAGTCCGCCCCCGACGAGCAGCGCGGCTACGTCTTCGGCTTCTCCGCGATGGCGGAGAACCTCGGCTTCGGCGTCGGCATGGTGGCCTGCGCGTTCCTGCTGGAGCGACTCACCCCGCTGGGCGTGGTCGGCACGTTCCACGGGCTCGCGGTGCTGCTGGCCCTGGTCATGGTGGCCGCACTCTCGATCCGGCGGAGGCCGACAACATGA